The sequence CTGACCACCTTCTCGATAGCAAACGACGTCGCCAAGTACTTCGCCATCATCCCTGCCGCGCTCGCCGGGGTCTACCCGCGGCTCGCGGTCTTAAACATCATGGGCCTGGCGACGCCCGGGTCGGCCATCCTCTCGGCGGTCATCTTCAACGCGCTGGTCATACCGCTCCTGATCCCGCTCGCGCTCGCCGGGGTCAGGTTCAGGCCGATGCCGGCATCGCAACTCTTCGTCTACAACCTGATCATCTTCGGCCTCGGGGGCGTCGTCGTGCCGTTCATCGGCATCAAGGTGATCGACCTTGTCATCTCCGGCATATTGCCGGCAGGAGGATGATGATGATGAAAGAAACACTCATGCGCGCCGTGCTCCTCTTTGCCCTGCTCGCGGCCGTCACCGGGGTCGCCTACCCTCTCGCAGTGACGCTCATCGCCGGTGCTGCCTTCCCCTTCCAGGCACACGGGAGCCTTGTTACCGGCGACGACGGAGAGGTCATCGGGTCGGTGCTCATCGGCCGGGAATTCACCGCACCGTTCTACTTCCAGGGCCGCCCGTCGGCGACGCCCCTGGCCCCGTACAACGCCGCGCACTCAGGCGGGTCAAACCTGGGGCCGACGAACCCCATCCTCCTCGAGCAGGTTGCAGAGCGGGTGCAGGCGCTCAGGGAGGCCGGTGTGGCCGGCCCGATCCCTGCCGACCTGGTCATGGCGTCGGGGAGCGGGCTTGACCCGCATATCAGCCTTGACGCGGCGCTGGTGCAGGTCCCGGCGGTTGCGAAGGCGCGGGGCCTTCCTGAAGAGGAGGTCCGGGCGCTCGTCATGGCTGAGGCCGTCGGTTCGCCGTTCGCGGGGACCTACGTCAACGTCCTCTCGCTCAACCGGGCGCTTGACCGCCTGGGAGGAGGGGATGCATGACGGCCGGTGAGGAGGAGGTGCGGCCCCTCCCAGAGGACCTGCTCGCCATCGCCCGCCGTTCAGAAGAGAAGGAGAGAGGGCGGCTGACGGTCTACCTCGGCTACGCCGCCGGTGTGGGGAAGACCTACACGATGCTCCAGGACGCCCTCCAGCGGCGGGGGAGGGGGTCGATGTCATCATCGGCTACGTGGAGACCCATGGCCGGCCCGAGACCGAGGCACTCGCCGCGAGGCTTGAGACCGTCCCCCCCCGCTACCGTCGACTACCAGGGCCTTGCCCTCCGGGAGATAGACCTCGACGCGGTTCTTGAGCGCCACCCCGAGATCGCCCTCGTCGACGAACTTGCCCACACCAACGCGCCGAACAGCCGCCACGTCAAGCGCTACGAGGACGTCGAGGAACTCCTTCACGCCGGTATATCGGTCTATACGACCGTCAACATCCAGCACGTCGAGAGCCAGAACGACGCTGTCGCCCAGATCACCGGTATCCGGGTCTCAGAGACACTCCCTGATACGTTCATCTCCGGCGCCGACGAGATCAAGCTCGTCGACGTCACCCCGGAGGAGCTGCGGCTCCGCCTCAGGGCAGGGAAGGTCTATGTCAGGGATATGGCCGAGACGGCGATACGCCGGTTTTTCAGCACCGGCAACCTCCTCGCCCTGCGGCAGCTCACCCTGCGTTACGTGGCGACCGCCACCGACCTGCAGATGATCGGTCATATGCGGGCCCGCGCCATCCCGGGCCCCTGGCCGGCAGCCGAACGGCTCCTGGTCGGGATCAGGCCGGGCCCGACAGCCGGCCAGATGGTGCGGGCCGGATACCGGCTTGCCACCCGGTTCGATGCCGACTGGGTGGTGCTCACGGTGGACCTGCAGAGCGAGCGAGCGCTCACGGTCAGGGAGCGCGCCTGGCTCACGGCGGCGCTGGAGACGGGGCGGAGGCTCGGGGGCCGGATTGTCCGTCTCCGCGGTGAGGATGTCGCCGACGAGATCCTCCGCTACGCCCGGCGGAACAATGTCACCATGATCATGCTCGGGAAGCCCCGGGGGATCGATGTCATCTTCTCCCCGGTCTACAGGGTTCTGCGCCGGTCCCGGGGCGTCGACATCTTCCTCTACGAGCCGAAAGGCGACTTCGTGCGTATCCCCGTCCACCGGCAGGTCCCGCACCTCCTCTCCTGGGACTACGCCGTAACCCTCATCCTGATAGCCGCCGCCTGGGGGGCAAGCATCCTCCTCCAGGGTGTCGTCCAGCCGGAGCTCCTCCTGGTCCTCCAGCTCCTGCCGGTCGTCGTGACCGCGCTCTTCTTCAGGCGGGGGGCCGCCCTGCTTGCGGCCATCGCAAGCATCCTTGCATTCGACCTCATCTTCGTCAAGCCCTACTACTCCCTGACGATAGACGACTGGGGTTACTTCGCCGCGTTTGCCGGCTATGTCATCATTGCCCTCGTGGTCAGCAGGCTTGCCGCCCGGCTCCGCCGCCTGCTCCCCCGGATCAGGGAGAGCGAGGCCGAGGTTGAGGCGGTTGCCGGGCTCTCCCGCGACCTTGCCCGGGATGTCACCCGCCAGGAGGTCTTCGAGACCCTTGCCCGCCACATGCAGGGATTTGCTCCCGGCTCATCTGCGGTGCTCGTCCCACGCCCTGCCGGGCTGCACGTCCAGGCCGGCGACGCCGCCTACCCGATCGACCAAAAGGAGCGGTCAATCGCCCAGTGGGCCTACGAGAACGGCGAGGTAGCAGGCCGGGGGACTGATAACCTCCCCTCCGGGAGGGGGCACTACATCCCCATCAGGGCGCACAGGCCCATCTTTGGGATCATGGCGTTCGTCTTCGACGACCCGGAGGAGGTGCTCACCCCGGAGAACAAGGAGACCTTCCAGACGATGGCGCTCCTTGCGGCGCTGGCCCTGGAGCGGATGGACTAAGGGGTGAACTCCTCCCCGTGAGGACCTTGAAGCCTGACCCCCTGAAGGCATACCGTCGAAGGGCGGAGTGATGGCAGCCTTGCCTCCCACTCGCATAACCGCACCTACTGGTTTCCATCAGGGATCACCGTGTTCGGAGATACCGGTAAAATCCTCTTTATCGGCCCCCACTCCGCCCCTGGGGAGAGCAGTGTGCGTGGATATCTGGTGGCGATCGGTTTTTAGGGGTGGCTCCGGAGAGGAGTTCCCGGAGGGGGGCAGGGGGTCCAGAGATAGACAGAGCCCGGTTCATTCCCGTGCATCTCCCCGTACAGTGGACCGTGGTGGCCATCGCCCTTGGGGGTGGGGACCGGGGAGGGGGCGGCCCCCTCCCCGCAGGCGGCGGAACTCATAGGTCCCTCCTCGTTGCCCCACCCCGCCCGGCCTCCGGCCTCCTCCCCCGCCCCTGGGGGGCGGGGGCAGTGCGTGGCGAAGAGCCAGTGGGAAGCCACGTCCGGGAGCGGCTCTGGACCCGGTTCTTCCCCGGGCCTGTCCCCAGGCACTGGACCGTGGTAACCATCGCACTCTGGAGACCGGGCTCCCCTCACCGCATCAGGTGGCACCCCGCAAACCCCCACCCCGCTCAGGAGCAGGAGCGAGCATCTGGATTGAGCAACCAGTTCAAAAGATATGGGTTCATAGTGCTCTGATCCTGAGAACCGCAGAGCCGGAAAAAAAGATGGATTAATCGATGGCTATGAAGGCCTGTTTCCCGACTTTGGCATAGACGCCGCAGACCGGGCATATATAACTCTCGGGCAGGTCCCGGAAATCTGTCCCGGGGGGTATGCCCCGTTTCGGCTCTCCCCGCTCAGGGTCGTAGATGTAGCCGCAGGCCACACAGAGGTACCGGCCTGTTCGTCCAGCCAGGAGCAGGAACGACCTCGGCCCTGCTCCGCAGACCGGGCAGGTGTAGTCTGCCGGCAGTTCTTCAAAGGCGGTCCCGGGCGGTATCTTCTGCCCCGGCTCTCCCCGCCCGGGCTCGTAGATGTAGCCACATACTCCGCACCGATAGGGTTGCATGCTCTTTGCCATTGGTATCTCCTCGAGGAAAACAGGTACCGCTCGTGCCGGTACTCTGCGCGGTAATAATGAGGCCCCTGATATAATCTTTTCCTCCCTTGCACCCACCGGAGGGGTAAGGGGTGCACCGGCGGGTCATGCGGGGGGCCGGTGGGCTTGGGGGATCGTGGATGGGTCGGGGAGCGCTCCTCCCCGGCCGGGGTTCCGGTCTCCTCCATCGCAGCCCCGCACAAAGGTATTTCATGTATGACGACATATTTAATGAGGTGAGCGGGGCGCGAAAGCGCGTTCAACGCATTTTCTATCTCCGTTCTGCGTTCACCACGTTCTTCCCCAGGCGAGGGTTGCCAAGCCAGGTCAAAGGCGCAAGGTTGAGGGCCTTGTCTCGCAGGAGTTCGAGCGTTCAAATCGCTCCCCTCGCATTTGTTTTGTATGAATGTCGCCTGCAGAGACGATTTGTGCGACTCCGGGGTGTTGATGCGGGCAGATGGCATCGTCTCCGGCGGGAGTTTTTCTACGGCTGGATTCCAGTGCATCGACTCCCAATACCCAGTACACTCACGAGAAGCGATGACCGATCGGGTTTCGCCCGATCTTGACACTCGCGCGTCCCGGCGCCACACCGGGGCATCACCACGCACTGCCCCGCTCCGGGGACGGGGGTTTCGTGGGGCGTGCCTCGTGCGGGGAGGGGGCTTGCCCCCTCCCCGGTCCCCACCCCCCAAGGCGATTCCCACCACGGCCCACTGCCCGGGGCGAGCCCGAGGAAATCCACCCCGCCGGGGCGGGGACGAGCACCTGGACCCGAACAGGGGGTCAACAGAGTCTGATAATTCGGAATCGGTGTACTAGGTGCAGGAGTCTGTTCAGGCCGGGGCAACCGGTTGAGTTGCCAGCGCGTGGGCGATGCTCTCGGCCCAGGCCTCGATATTGTTCCAGTCCCGGAAGTCGCCCTCTGGAAGGATAGCGCGTGCGGCCGGGAGTTTTCGGAGCGTCCTGTGCATAAACCCCAGTTTGCCCGGGTCCAGTGCACCGAAGAAGACCCGGTGGCCCCTGGGGTGGATGGCCTCCAGGAAACCGCTGATCTCTTCCGGTTCCAGTTTTGGATCGTCTATCGAGGCGATCTCGGGCCCGAGTTCAAGCGGGCCGCTACTGAACAGCCAGACCGGCATGCCGGTCAGGGCGGTGCGGTTCCGCCGCACAAATTCCACCGCCTCCTTCATCCAGTGTCCCATATACACAGCGCTCCCGATCACGACGGCATCGTAATCTCCGGGATCCGGGGCCGCGTCAACGCTCCGGGCCTCCGCCTGCACCCCACGCTGCCGGAGCTTCTCCGCGATGAATTCGGCAATACCCTTCGTGGACCCGTATCTGCTCGCATAGAGAACGATAACCCTCATCTGCACTCAAACCCCCCATGGTCACGAGGGACACCAGACCCCCTCACCTCATAAGAGTAACCCCCGGAGCAGATCCTGACCCTCGTGCCGCGGGGAGGTCTCGGACAACCACGTTCAGATCACCAGCGTCACCACGCCGATCCCGAGGAGAAACACCCCGATGACGAGCCTGAGCGCTCTCCGATGCCCAAGCCGCCAGGTGTCGACCCGCTCCGGTGGAATGCCAAGACCGATACCGGCGGTGATGGCAAGGAGCGGCAGGATGAACATCAGGTTGTAGGCGAGGAGGTAGAGGATACCCTCCGCAACGGTCGCGTGCTCAGAGAGGATGGCAAGGACCGCAAGGTAAACCCCGCCGGTGCAGGGGAGCTCGAAGATCCCGGCGAGGACGCCGAACAGGCATGCGGCTGGCACGCTCGCCTTCTGCATCAGGGGAGCGAGGTATTGCTTTCCCCGCCCGGGGATCCCAGGCCTGATCGGGAGGTCCGGGGCAAGGGCGGAGGCGACCTGCAGGATCCCCACAGCGATGGCGATGCACCCCGCGGCGGTCGAGAAGAGCGCCACGACCTCAAACGACTGGACTGCCGCAAACAGCCCGAACCCCGCGAGGAAGTAGACCGCAAAGACCGCCAGCGAATACGCAACCCCGGTGGCGAAGACCCGGCCCCGCGTGCCGGCGCCGAGGACGCCGACCAGCAGGAAGACCAGCACCGTGAAGGCGCAGGGGTTGATACCGTCAAGGAGACCGGCGGAGAGCACCAGGGGGAGGGTGAGCACCACGGTGGAGGTGTGCCGGGCAGCGTCCTTCCACCGCTCCTCGTAGGCGGCGGAGGGAATGAGGCCGTGTTCGAGGGCGACGACCACGTCTTCGAGGTTTTCTCGGATCTCCTCTTCCCCGGTGAGCACGACGGTATCCCCGGCAAAGATCACCGGGATAGAGGGTTTTGAGGAGCCGTAGGCTGCATCGAAGGCGGAATAGAGCTGGTATACGTCGCCGCCGGAGGCGGTGTCGTGGTACGCGAACCGAACCCCCTGGTGGGCGGCGGCGATATCCCGGACGACGGGCATGACCTGGACGCATGACGAACAGCGGGAGCTGTAGAAGACGGTCACCTGGTGGTCTGCGTCGGGGGGAACGGCTACGGTATCCATCCCCTGGACGGCTGCACCGCAAAGTAGGGCCAGTATGATGCCGATAACTGCCAGGCGACGAGAGCATTGCATGATCTTCCCGGAGGAATTCCGGTTCCCGCTCTCCTGAGACCACACTATGGCTTAATGGTATGCAGGTGAGTCTGCCGGATCCTGTGTGCCCTGCAGGGGAAGATGCTCGCAAGGATAACCCGGAACCGCCCTTCACGAGCCGAAAAGAGCGATGATATCAGGTCTGGATGGTCTCATGCGAGCACTTCATGGCGCCGCTGGCACCGGGCCCGCAACTCGTCCCACTCATCGGGGTGCTCTGCAGCCCATGCAAGGATTGCCCGGGCCACCCGGGCCCGCGACTCCGGGTCGCCCCGGTAGTCGACCAGGATACAGTCAACAACCACCCCTACCTCTTCCTCTGGCTTCTCGCCACGTTCTGCCATACGACACCTCCCGGATACGTCCCCGGGCGCTCACACTGACTGAGAGATCTGATACCATATAATCCTGTTCATCACCGGGCGCGGGCACCTGAAAAACCCGGA is a genomic window of Methanoculleus bourgensis MS2 containing:
- the kdpC gene encoding potassium-transporting ATPase subunit KdpC; translation: MMMMKETLMRAVLLFALLAAVTGVAYPLAVTLIAGAAFPFQAHGSLVTGDDGEVIGSVLIGREFTAPFYFQGRPSATPLAPYNAAHSGGSNLGPTNPILLEQVAERVQALREAGVAGPIPADLVMASGSGLDPHISLDAALVQVPAVAKARGLPEEEVRALVMAEAVGSPFAGTYVNVLSLNRALDRLGGGDA
- a CDS encoding DUF4118 domain-containing protein; the encoded protein is MTAGEEEVRPLPEDLLAIARRSEEKERGRLTVYLGYAAGVGKTYTMLQDALQRRGRGSMSSSATWRPMAGPRPRHSPRGLRPSPPATVDYQGLALREIDLDAVLERHPEIALVDELAHTNAPNSRHVKRYEDVEELLHAGISVYTTVNIQHVESQNDAVAQITGIRVSETLPDTFISGADEIKLVDVTPEELRLRLRAGKVYVRDMAETAIRRFFSTGNLLALRQLTLRYVATATDLQMIGHMRARAIPGPWPAAERLLVGIRPGPTAGQMVRAGYRLATRFDADWVVLTVDLQSERALTVRERAWLTAALETGRRLGGRIVRLRGEDVADEILRYARRNNVTMIMLGKPRGIDVIFSPVYRVLRRSRGVDIFLYEPKGDFVRIPVHRQVPHLLSWDYAVTLILIAAAWGASILLQGVVQPELLLVLQLLPVVVTALFFRRGAALLAAIASILAFDLIFVKPYYSLTIDDWGYFAAFAGYVIIALVVSRLAARLRRLLPRIRESEAEVEAVAGLSRDLARDVTRQEVFETLARHMQGFAPGSSAVLVPRPAGLHVQAGDAAYPIDQKERSIAQWAYENGEVAGRGTDNLPSGRGHYIPIRAHRPIFGIMAFVFDDPEEVLTPENKETFQTMALLAALALERMD
- a CDS encoding rubredoxin, which translates into the protein MAKSMQPYRCGVCGYIYEPGRGEPGQKIPPGTAFEELPADYTCPVCGAGPRSFLLLAGRTGRYLCVACGYIYDPERGEPKRGIPPGTDFRDLPESYICPVCGVYAKVGKQAFIAID
- a CDS encoding flavodoxin domain-containing protein, encoding MRVIVLYASRYGSTKGIAEFIAEKLRQRGVQAEARSVDAAPDPGDYDAVVIGSAVYMGHWMKEAVEFVRRNRTALTGMPVWLFSSGPLELGPEIASIDDPKLEPEEISGFLEAIHPRGHRVFFGALDPGKLGFMHRTLRKLPAARAILPEGDFRDWNNIEAWAESIAHALATQPVAPA